The Leifsonia xyli genomic sequence GTGACCGGTGTGTTCACGACACCCCCCGATAGATAGCCGGTGACCGCGATGCCGCCCGCCCCCTGGAGCGCGGCGGTGGAATCCGACGCGGAGCGCTGCCAGGCGGACGGTTCGGTCGTGCCGTCGAGCCAGGCCTTGGTCTCGACGAGGGTCGGCGACGTGCCGGTCGTCCGCACGCGGATGTCGAGCTTCGACCCGGCGGCGTACGTCACGTTGGGCACCGCGACCGAGGATTGCACGACCACCTCGTTGCCGCCGTTCTGGTCGACGCGCACGATCTGGATGGTCACCTTGCCCGCGGAGGAGATGATCACCTTCGATGCGTACGCGCCCGCGGTGGCGATGCGGCGTCCTTGGATGGTCAGGTACACGTTGCCCGACGACGGCAGTTTGTCGAGGGCCGTCGAGAGCCGGAGGTCGATGCCCGTCGCGCTGAACCCGGGCAGGCGAGCCGTGCCTCCCGAACCGGTGGGCAGCTGGATGCGGCCCGTGCTGCTCGCGACCGAGTACAGCGTCGAGCTGCCGGAGACCGACCAGGCTCCGCCCACGGGGGCCGAGCCCCATCCGCCGGTCACGGTGCGGTCGAACCCGTCGGAGGCGAGGGTGTCGGGAGGCGGGGGAGGCGCGGTCACGGTGACCACCTTGCTGGTGCCGCCGGTGGCGCCGCCGTCATCCGTCACGGTCAGCCGGGCGGTGTAGCTGCCCGCCGCCGTGTAGGCGTGCGTCGTGGTCGCGCCGGTCGCCGTCGTGCCGTCGCCGAAGTCCCAGGCGTAGGAGGCGATGGTGCCGTCGGGGTCGCTCGACCCGCTGCCGTCGAACGAGCACGTGAGGTCGGTGCACGAGGAGCTGAAGGAGGCGTTCGGCGGCTGGTTCCCGGCGGGAGGCGGACCGATGACGAAGCTGTCGGAGAAGGTGGCGCCTCCGGTGCGCACGAAGTTGGCGTTGAGCTGGGTCGACGTGGCGGTGACGTCGAGCAGACCCCACAGCGGGGCCGTGCTGTTCCCGTAGGCCGCGGCGAAGTAGCCGGCCTCGCTGTCGTTCGGGTTGATGTCGTAGTTCGCATTGCCTCCGGTCCCGACCGTGGCGAAGACGGTGCCCGCGCCCTTGGTCAGGGTGCTGTCGCCGTCCGCCACGCATCCGGCGTTGTACACGCCCGGCGTGATGGACGGGCACGACGCACCGGTCGCCAGCTGAACCGAACGCTGGTAGAGATGTTCGTGGCCGGTCAGCACGAGGTCCACGCGCTTGGACACCAGCAGGTTCAACAGGTCGGAGCCCGGGTCGCACGCGTACTGGCCCATCGTGAGACAGGGCTTGTGCATGCCGACGACGACCCAGGGGACGTTCGCGGCGCGGGCGCCGTCGATCGCGTTCTGGGTCCAGGTGTAGTGGCTGGTGCCGCTCGCGTACGTCCAAGTGCCGTCGGAGAACGGCAGGCCGGGCGAGATCATGATGAAGCGGATGAGCGGCGCGCCTTGCGGCACGTCGACGTAGTACTCGCGCCCGTACGTCCCGACGACGCCCGGCAGCTGGTTGGGCAGGCAGGCGGAGAAGTCGTTGATGTTGCCGTTCTGGCCGTTGCTCTCGTGGTTGCCGGAGAGCAACTCGAACGGGAACCCGGCGCCCACGGTCTGCGTGACGAAGTTGCACCACGCCTGCTCCTGGCCGGTCGTGCCGTACGAGAGATCGCCGAGCGCGAGATTGAGGTCGGGCGCCGCTGTCTTGATACCCGTCAGCACCGACTGCGCCGACGCGCCCGCGGTGTAGTCGCCGGCGGCGGTGAAGTGCACACCGGCCGCGCCGGGCGAGATGCCCTGCACGCTCTGCGGGATCCCGAGCAGCACCACGGCGATGGCCGCGGTGAGTCCGGCAGCAGCAAGGACGCGATGTCTGGTCATCGCCGGCCTCCTCCGGCCCGACCCTCGTCGGGCCTTCCCGGCACAGGCTAGTGGCTCGTCTCGCGGAGCGGGAGTAGAAACTGAGGTCTTGTCACCGAATGGCGTAGTGCAGACCCACCGCGCCGCCCGAGAACCGGCGTTCGTCGAGCAGCTCCAGGTCGAGCCGCAGACCGACAGGCAGCGCCGGCGTGCCGCCGCCGACCGAGACGGGGGAGAGGAACAGCCACACCTCGTCCACCAGTCCGGCGGCGAACGCCTGGGCCGCCAGAGTGGGGCCGCCGATCGAGACGTCCCGGTCGGAGTCCTCGACGAGACGCTGAACCTCTTCCGCGTCGAAGCGCCCGACCACGCGCGTCCGCGGCGTCGTCGGCTCGGCCGGCGACGACGAGAACACGACCTTGTCGGCGGCCTGCCAGATCGCCGCGTATTCCGCGTACACCCCGTCGTCGGCGGTCAGCGGCGGATCCTGCCAGAAGCGCATGGTCTCGTACATGCGACGGCCGTAGAGATAGGTACCGATCCCGCGCTCCAGATCGTTGACGAACGCGTGCAGCTCCGGTTCGGGCTCGGCCCAGTCGAAGGAGCCGGACGCATCCACGGTGTAGCCGTCGACCGAGGCGATGGCGGAGAAGATCAGGCGTCCCATGGCGCGACTCTAGAGCCGCGCATCCTCGGGGGCCAGCCTCAACCCACCTGCGGGAGGATCGCCCGAAGCGCTCGGAGCTCGTCCTGGAAGACCCAGGGCAGGGCGACGTTCAGCGCCAGCCCGATCCCGATGGTCAGCAGCACCAGCCCGGTCGCGACGAGCAGCAGCGTCACCGCCAGCTGGAGGTACGCGTTCCCGGTGACGGCGGCGAGCAGCCCCCGCGCTCGCCGCCGCACCGGTTCCGACGGCGATGCGAGCGTCGGTGCGGTTCGCACTCCGTGGCCCAGCGTCGTCATCGGTCTCCCCCTTCACGTCGAGGCCGGGGCGGATCGCCCGGCCGACGTCTTCGAGTCAACCGCGGGAGGGCGTGCCGGGGCATCGACCCCAGGTCGTGGGAGGGTCATTCCGGGGGATGATCTGCGGCGCGTCTCAGAGGGGAGTGACGGTGCAGCCGCAGCCGTGGGCGGGCTCCGGGATGCGGTCCTCCGCCCCGGCGAGCCGGCGGGCGAGCAGATCGCGGCGGCGCTCCAGCTGGGCGATGGCCGCATCCAGCTCGGCCAATCCGTCCCGGTACGCGTCCCGTGAGGCCGGGCACTCGTCGCTGTGGGCGTGGCCGGAGCCGAGGCAGTCGATGAACGGCCGCGCCTTCCCCGGCGGGATGCCCGTCGCCGCCAGCTCGCGGATCTCGCGCACCACCCGAAGGTGGTCGTCCCCGTAATCGCGGTAGCCGTTGCCGAGGCGCGCAGGGGAGACGAGCCCGAGCCGCTCGTAGTAGCGAACGGCCTTGACCGTGACCCCGGCCTGCTCGGCCAGTTCGCTGATGCGCATGTCGCCCTCCGCCGTCAGTGTCGACCCTGACCCCGGGGTCAGGCTCCAGCGGGCTCCGGGATGCGCGCTGCGGCGGCGATGATCGTGTGGAGGCTGGTGCGCAACTCGGCGAGTTCGCCGGCCGGCAGTCCCAGGCGCTCGACGATGCGACCCGGGATCTTCTCGGCCTCGGCCCGCAGTGCCCGCCCGCTCCCGGTCAGTCTGACCTCGAGAGCCCGCTCGTCGGCGGCGCTGCGCTTGCGTTCGACGTAGCCGATGGCCTCCAGCCGCTTGAGCAGCGGCGACAGTGTGGCCGGCTCGAGCGCGAGGGTGTCGCTCAGGTTCTTGACCGAGCGGGGCTCCTGCTCCCAGAGGGCGAGCATCACGAGATACTGCGGATGCGTCAGGGACAGCGGCTCGAGCACGGGACGGTACAGGGCGATGACGCTCCGGGCCGCCACGGCGAGGCCGAAGCACACCTGGTTCTCCAAGGCGAGGACGTCGTCTGACACCCGGCCATTGTATGGGCGCGAATCAGTACTCATCGGTGGTGCGCTCGACCCGCTCGCCCGTCGCCGGGTCGATGGTCTCGCGCCGCACCGTGGTCCGTGGGCGCCGCCGCAGGGCGAACGCCAGCGAGATCACGAACACCACGAGGCCCGCACCCATGAGGATGTAACCGGTCACCTTGAGGTCGATCCAGCTGACCTCCACCTGCAGGGCGAAGGCCAGGATGAGGCCGACGACGAAGATGAAGATGCCGCTTCCGATGCCCATGCGCCACGCTCCTTCACGTCCGTGGGCTCAAGCTACTCCCTGGACGCCGGGGCGCGCACCACACCCCGCCGCACCGGATCACTCGGCGCGCGAGAACTCCGAAGCGCGGGCGACCTGCTCCGGCGTCAGGGCGACGCCCGTGTAGCGCTCGAACTGCCGAGCCGCCTGAAGCGCGATCACCTCGGCGCCGGTGATGACCGGGGTGCCGGCGGCGCGGGCGGCCGTGATCAGCGGCGTCTCGGAGGGGAAGGCCACCACGTCGAACACCGTCGCGGCACGATCGATGAACGGCTGCGAGAAGGCGAGCTCCGACTCCTGTTCGCCGCGCATCCCTAGCGGCGTGACGTTGACGATGACGTCGAAGTCGGGCTCCGGGTCGTCCTGCACCCACCGGTAGTCGTAGCGCTCGGCGAGCGCCGGGCCGGCGTCCGTGTTGCGGGCCAGTACGGTGAGGTCGTCGAAGCCCGCGCCGCGGAACGCCGCGACGACGGCCTTCGCCATCCCGCCCGACCCGCGGACGAGCACGCTCTGAGAGGGATCGACCTCGTGCTCGGCGAGCAGCTGGGCGACCGCTTCGTAGTCGGTGTTGGACGCGGTGAGGAATCCGTCCTCGTTGACGACCGTGTTCACCGACTCGATCGCGACAGCCGACGCCTCGAGGTTGTCGACCAGCGGGATGATCGCCTCCTTGAAGGGCATGGACACCGAGCAGCCCCGGATGCCGAGCGCGCGGATGCCGCACACCGCGCCTTCGAGGTCGTCCGTGGTGAACGCCTTGTAGACGAAGTTCAGACCGAGCTCGTCGTACAGGAAGTTGTGGAACCGCGTACCGATGTTGCTGGGACGGCCGGCCAGCGAGATGCAGACCTGCATGTCCTTGTTCAGGATGGGCATGCTCCCATCATCGCAGG encodes the following:
- a CDS encoding deaminase, with protein sequence MGRLIFSAIASVDGYTVDASGSFDWAEPEPELHAFVNDLERGIGTYLYGRRMYETMRFWQDPPLTADDGVYAEYAAIWQAADKVVFSSSPAEPTTPRTRVVGRFDAEEVQRLVEDSDRDVSIGGPTLAAQAFAAGLVDEVWLFLSPVSVGGGTPALPVGLRLDLELLDERRFSGGAVGLHYAIR
- a CDS encoding MerR family transcriptional regulator, producing MRISELAEQAGVTVKAVRYYERLGLVSPARLGNGYRDYGDDHLRVVREIRELAATGIPPGKARPFIDCLGSGHAHSDECPASRDAYRDGLAELDAAIAQLERRRDLLARRLAGAEDRIPEPAHGCGCTVTPL
- a CDS encoding MarR family transcriptional regulator, which codes for MSDDVLALENQVCFGLAVAARSVIALYRPVLEPLSLTHPQYLVMLALWEQEPRSVKNLSDTLALEPATLSPLLKRLEAIGYVERKRSAADERALEVRLTGSGRALRAEAEKIPGRIVERLGLPAGELAELRTSLHTIIAAAARIPEPAGA
- a CDS encoding shikimate 5-dehydrogenase (catalyzes the conversion of shikimate to 3-dehydroshikimate), whose product is MPILNKDMQVCISLAGRPSNIGTRFHNFLYDELGLNFVYKAFTTDDLEGAVCGIRALGIRGCSVSMPFKEAIIPLVDNLEASAVAIESVNTVVNEDGFLTASNTDYEAVAQLLAEHEVDPSQSVLVRGSGGMAKAVVAAFRGAGFDDLTVLARNTDAGPALAERYDYRWVQDDPEPDFDVIVNVTPLGMRGEQESELAFSQPFIDRAATVFDVVAFPSETPLITAARAAGTPVITGAEVIALQAARQFERYTGVALTPEQVARASEFSRAE